A genomic window from Thermodesulfovibrionia bacterium includes:
- a CDS encoding TolC family protein translates to MRIIVLLISSLLILSGNSQAGDEAQSNILTMQTCIDKTLATHPDIKQLLFQMEQKDAAITSSKADNLPQVFVSAEYDPVKTFVMPQNSRVLTDDHDAMRAGISLTQRIYDFGSSRGRIKSSELSKEIAELSLKEAKRFLIYQVQTLYDTLLLQKEAMKVREEDIKTKEELYLQAQELVKNGMKTKADEASFLASVYSAKDAYSGAQAAFLKARVLMELYIGETIAPDTEYEDLLEKRSLAELGHEEEIELKANFLEKNSKMQIQKQAIRQSEALLASVKGERYGTIDAVASYTRESNFSDYDVSMAGIKAQIPIFTGGYLTAKVAQAKKSVLQAEEAYSSQKLKLLNEFEGTLIDLHRADASIEAKKAEMEAAGEASDLMEARYLEGLSTYIEVLDATSQYLNAKLGLLQARYNKSNSRYYIDYMTAKEENIHE, encoded by the coding sequence ATGAGAATCATTGTTCTGCTGATAAGCTCTCTTCTCATTCTTTCAGGGAATTCCCAGGCAGGAGATGAAGCACAGTCAAATATTCTGACAATGCAAACTTGCATTGATAAAACACTTGCAACACATCCTGATATCAAGCAGCTGCTCTTTCAGATGGAACAAAAGGATGCTGCTATAACATCCAGCAAAGCAGACAATCTCCCGCAGGTCTTTGTCAGTGCAGAGTATGACCCGGTAAAAACCTTTGTGATGCCGCAAAATAGCCGCGTTTTGACTGATGACCATGATGCCATGCGGGCAGGCATTAGCCTGACGCAAAGAATTTATGATTTTGGCAGCAGCCGGGGCAGGATCAAGTCATCCGAACTCTCAAAAGAAATTGCCGAGCTCTCACTAAAAGAGGCAAAGAGATTTTTGATCTACCAGGTCCAGACCCTGTACGATACGCTGCTTTTGCAAAAAGAGGCGATGAAGGTAAGAGAAGAAGATATCAAAACCAAAGAAGAGCTCTACCTCCAGGCTCAGGAGCTGGTAAAGAACGGGATGAAGACAAAGGCGGATGAAGCGAGTTTTCTGGCATCTGTTTACAGCGCCAAAGATGCATATTCCGGCGCGCAAGCTGCATTTTTAAAGGCCAGGGTTTTGATGGAGCTTTATATCGGCGAAACTATTGCTCCTGATACGGAGTATGAGGATCTGCTCGAAAAAAGAAGCCTGGCCGAACTGGGCCATGAGGAAGAGATAGAGTTGAAAGCGAACTTTTTGGAGAAGAACAGCAAAATGCAGATTCAGAAGCAGGCCATACGCCAGAGCGAGGCGCTGTTAGCATCTGTTAAAGGCGAGCGGTATGGAACTATCGATGCCGTAGCCTCCTATACGAGAGAGTCCAACTTTTCAGATTATGACGTTTCAATGGCAGGGATCAAAGCGCAGATACCTATCTTTACCGGCGGCTATCTTACAGCCAAGGTAGCCCAGGCAAAAAAGTCTGTCCTCCAGGCGGAAGAGGCTTACTCCTCGCAAAAGCTTAAACTGCTTAATGAGTTTGAAGGGACATTGATCGACCTGCACCGGGCTGATGCGAGTATAGAGGCAAAGAAGGCAGAGATGGAGGCGGCCGGAGAGGCGAGTGATTTGATGGAGGCGCGATACCTGGAGGGACTGTCTACTTATATAGAAGTCCTTGATGCGACGTCTCAGTATCTGAATGCGAAACTGGGGCTGCTGCAGGCACGCTATAACAAAAGCAACTCCCGTTATTATATCGACTACATGACGGCAAAAGAGGAGAATATTCATGAATAG
- the mtnP gene encoding S-methyl-5'-thioadenosine phosphorylase, protein MIKVGIIGGSGLDNPDILKDAKEIKVETPYGAPTSPLTIGSIGGIDVAIIARHGKDHSIYPSKVNFRANIWALKEQGCTHILASTAVGSLRKEIAPGHLVFPDQFIDHTRKRETTFFNEDVVVHTPMAEPFCRNLINLLSSSAKEMGLPFHANKTVITIEGPRFSTKAESHMFRSWNADVINMSTVPEANLAREKKMHYAAIAMSTDYDCWHEEEEPVTWEMILETMRKNSGNVIKLFLKVIPKIAEYDDNCCQ, encoded by the coding sequence ATGATCAAGGTCGGAATCATCGGAGGCTCGGGGCTTGATAACCCTGATATCCTGAAAGATGCAAAAGAGATAAAGGTTGAGACCCCATACGGCGCACCGACATCACCTCTTACGATCGGCTCGATCGGCGGGATCGATGTGGCGATCATCGCCAGGCACGGCAAAGACCACTCAATATATCCGTCAAAGGTAAACTTCAGGGCGAATATCTGGGCGCTCAAAGAGCAGGGATGCACGCACATACTCGCATCTACGGCGGTCGGCTCTTTAAGGAAAGAGATAGCGCCGGGGCATCTTGTATTTCCGGACCAGTTCATAGACCATACCAGAAAGAGAGAGACCACATTCTTTAATGAGGATGTTGTAGTGCATACTCCGATGGCAGAACCTTTCTGCCGAAATCTCATAAACCTTCTCTCTTCATCTGCCAAAGAGATGGGCCTGCCCTTTCATGCAAACAAGACCGTCATAACCATCGAAGGGCCGAGGTTCTCCACAAAGGCTGAAAGCCATATGTTCAGAAGCTGGAACGCAGATGTCATAAACATGAGCACCGTGCCTGAGGCCAATCTCGCGAGGGAGAAGAAGATGCATTACGCGGCGATTGCGATGTCAACTGATTATGACTGCTGGCATGAGGAAGAAGAGCCGGTCACATGGGAGATGATATTAGAGACGATGAGGAAGAACTCAGGCAATGTAATAAAGCTGTTCCTGAAGGTCATTCCGAAGATCGCTGAATACGACGATAACTGCTGTCAATAA
- a CDS encoding C-GCAxxG-C-C family protein, giving the protein MKFIRSFVKHIKKESMSRRELLTGAGKIAVGAAAGIGIVSAGGLGLLSEAQAKNTEFPWGYKKIDPARAGKIAYENWYKNFCCYGTTSGILLPLQQDVGDPYTRFPLEAMIWGHGGAVGWGTLCGCLTGAGLATSLIAGQEGELILNEVITWYTKTILPIYEPANPIAQIRQKNISGSALCHISVGKWMAQEGGTFHSPQRMERCARLTADVTIKTVELLNDWSDGKFQPSRRSQVAMYQMPTENKCRQCHSGLEPDVPGDI; this is encoded by the coding sequence ATGAAATTTATCAGGTCATTTGTAAAGCATATTAAAAAAGAGAGCATGTCAAGGAGAGAGCTGCTGACAGGAGCAGGGAAGATTGCTGTTGGTGCAGCAGCAGGGATCGGCATAGTATCAGCAGGAGGGTTAGGCCTGTTATCTGAAGCTCAAGCCAAAAATACCGAATTCCCGTGGGGCTATAAAAAGATAGACCCTGCCAGGGCGGGGAAGATAGCTTATGAGAACTGGTACAAAAACTTCTGTTGTTATGGAACTACCAGCGGGATACTCTTGCCGCTTCAGCAGGATGTGGGAGACCCTTACACCCGCTTCCCTCTTGAAGCTATGATATGGGGCCACGGCGGAGCAGTCGGCTGGGGAACGCTGTGCGGCTGCCTGACCGGAGCCGGTTTAGCCACTTCTCTCATAGCAGGCCAGGAGGGGGAGCTGATCCTGAATGAAGTAATAACATGGTATACAAAAACTATATTGCCAATCTATGAACCTGCGAACCCCATCGCTCAGATCAGGCAGAAAAATATAAGCGGCTCCGCTCTCTGTCATATCTCTGTCGGAAAATGGATGGCCCAGGAAGGGGGCACTTTCCATTCTCCTCAAAGAATGGAAAGGTGCGCAAGGCTCACGGCGGATGTGACTATAAAGACGGTGGAACTTTTAAATGACTGGTCTGACGGCAAGTTCCAGCCTTCCCGCCGCTCACAGGTTGCGATGTACCAGATGCCTACAGAGAATAAATGCAGGCAATGCCACAGCGGGCTGGAACCCGATGTGCCCGGGGATATATAG
- a CDS encoding cytochrome c3 family protein, whose amino-acid sequence MKNIDIKIIAGVYLSIFVIIFLFLYGYPRSHAVFMNGEISYKHSYLKKDCNACHVPWEGVKDASCIKCHVDNKHYYDDIAKAYINKIRCFDCHLEHQGRTYDPEVTAYSPPPDRK is encoded by the coding sequence ATGAAAAATATAGATATCAAGATAATCGCGGGCGTGTACCTCTCTATTTTTGTGATCATCTTTCTTTTTTTATACGGGTACCCTCGCAGTCATGCGGTATTTATGAATGGGGAGATATCATACAAACATTCATACCTGAAGAAAGACTGCAACGCATGCCATGTGCCATGGGAGGGGGTCAAGGACGCTTCCTGTATAAAATGCCATGTTGACAACAAACACTATTATGACGATATAGCAAAAGCCTACATAAATAAAATAAGGTGTTTTGACTGCCATCTTGAACATCAGGGCAGGACATATGACCCGGAAGTAACGGCATATTCCCCGCCGCCTGATCGCAAGTAA
- a CDS encoding PilZ domain-containing protein, translating into MGNITENRRSKRVNLSLFAELTFADKSLNGFIENISEHGIFHRVFSDVEVQGFIPGNNVSVNFMLPSDDIIDLKCSIKWLHVNSQQFSEIIYNVGMEIIEPPNAYLKFVNDLYKYC; encoded by the coding sequence ATGGGTAACATTACTGAAAATAGACGTTCAAAAAGAGTCAACTTAAGCCTTTTTGCGGAACTCACATTCGCTGATAAAAGCTTAAACGGCTTCATTGAAAATATCTCTGAGCACGGCATCTTTCATAGGGTCTTTTCTGATGTAGAAGTGCAGGGGTTTATTCCGGGGAACAATGTCAGTGTGAATTTCATGCTCCCGTCAGATGATATTATTGACCTAAAATGCAGCATAAAGTGGTTGCATGTTAATTCTCAGCAATTTTCAGAGATAATATACAATGTAGGAATGGAGATCATTGAACCTCCGAACGCGTATCTGAAATTTGTTAATGATCTGTATAAGTACTGCTAA
- a CDS encoding TetR/AcrR family transcriptional regulator, translated as MGKPHEERKEEIIKKTLELAAEEGITRLTTQIIADRVGIAQSTIFKHFKTRDDIFSAAIKWISGQIFSLLEQKTSVESTTPMERLHYLINRHLALVSKHRGLPRLLFSDRLHQESPHLKKAAQEIITRYITLVSDIIREGIKEGQFRNDADPEETARCFIALLQGAIVRWSIFDFSFPIEKEGEVLWRFLWSSLDPHKEEVRGLL; from the coding sequence TTGGGCAAGCCGCATGAGGAAAGAAAAGAGGAGATCATCAAAAAAACGCTTGAATTGGCTGCTGAAGAGGGGATAACGCGACTGACGACCCAGATCATAGCGGACCGGGTGGGGATTGCGCAGTCAACTATTTTTAAGCATTTTAAAACACGCGACGATATATTCAGCGCCGCCATAAAGTGGATATCGGGTCAGATCTTCAGCCTGCTCGAGCAGAAGACGTCAGTGGAGTCAACAACTCCAATGGAACGACTGCATTATCTCATCAATAGGCATCTTGCTTTGGTGAGCAAACATCGAGGGCTGCCTCGCCTCCTCTTTTCCGACCGCCTGCATCAGGAATCACCTCATCTTAAGAAAGCCGCACAGGAGATAATCACCCGATATATAACTCTTGTTTCAGATATTATCCGCGAAGGAATTAAAGAGGGGCAGTTCCGCAATGATGCAGATCCTGAAGAAACCGCCCGTTGTTTTATAGCACTTCTCCAAGGGGCTATTGTACGATGGTCAATTTTTGATTTTTCATTTCCGATTGAAAAAGAGGGTGAGGTGTTATGGCGTTTTCTCTGGTCGTCACTTGATCCTCACAAGGAAGAAGTCCGGGGCTTGTTATGA
- a CDS encoding P-II family nitrogen regulator — protein MKMISAVIKHFRLDEVRKSLTDMGIEGMTVTEVKGFGRQKGHMEVYRGVEYEVKFLPKIKIEVAIPKERLDAVLKAIQESARTGETGSIGDGKIFVYNLEDVIRVRTGERGKEAI, from the coding sequence ATGAAGATGATCTCAGCAGTTATAAAGCATTTCAGGCTTGATGAGGTGAGAAAGAGCCTTACAGATATGGGCATTGAAGGCATGACCGTAACAGAGGTCAAAGGTTTCGGCAGGCAGAAGGGCCATATGGAAGTCTATCGGGGCGTGGAGTATGAGGTGAAGTTCCTCCCCAAGATAAAGATAGAAGTTGCCATACCTAAAGAAAGGCTGGATGCCGTGCTTAAGGCGATACAGGAGAGTGCAAGGACCGGCGAGACAGGATCGATAGGCGACGGCAAGATATTTGTCTATAACCTTGAAGATGTCATCAGGGTCAGGACAGGGGAAAGAGGCAAGGAAGCGATTTAA
- a CDS encoding TorF family putative porin encodes MKRKIKRSISILMTAMFLTAAFSVSAPKAEEAKVTGSAAAGVFSKYVFRGYELSSDSVLVQPSIGIAYKGFSASLWGNIDSKENPTQSFVPDRLNQKSFNETDLTLSYTYAIDKLSLTAGYIYYGTKYAAETEELFVTAGYDTLLKPVLSVYRDVTEYPGTYINIAVSHSMPVYNDINLDLAASAGYFIGSGNYWKTYESSTGSYTGEKYSALHDGMLKAGFTIPVAATLTVQPVVQYYFPLSAKAKRTVDGNSYNFNGKLDDTLLGGVNLTLSF; translated from the coding sequence ATGAAAAGGAAGATAAAAAGGAGTATAAGTATTTTAATGACAGCAATGTTTTTAACAGCGGCCTTTTCCGTTTCAGCTCCAAAAGCTGAGGAGGCTAAGGTCACAGGAAGCGCGGCAGCAGGGGTCTTCAGCAAATATGTATTCAGGGGTTATGAACTAAGCTCAGACAGTGTGCTGGTGCAGCCGTCAATCGGTATCGCATACAAAGGGTTTTCCGCTTCATTATGGGGCAATATCGACAGCAAGGAGAATCCGACACAGTCCTTTGTCCCGGACAGGCTGAACCAGAAGAGCTTCAACGAAACAGACCTTACCCTGAGTTACACATACGCTATTGACAAGCTCAGCCTTACGGCAGGCTACATATATTACGGAACCAAATACGCGGCTGAAACAGAAGAGCTCTTTGTTACGGCGGGCTATGATACGCTGCTGAAACCTGTGCTGTCGGTCTACCGCGATGTAACCGAATACCCGGGCACGTATATAAATATTGCGGTATCTCATTCAATGCCTGTATACAATGACATAAACCTTGACCTTGCCGCGTCAGCGGGTTATTTCATCGGAAGCGGAAATTACTGGAAGACATATGAAAGCTCAACAGGATCGTATACAGGTGAAAAATACAGCGCGCTCCACGACGGCATGCTTAAGGCAGGGTTCACAATACCCGTGGCTGCGACCCTTACGGTTCAGCCTGTTGTCCAGTACTATTTCCCGCTGTCCGCAAAAGCAAAGAGAACTGTTGACGGAAATTCATACAATTTTAACGGAAAACTTGATGACACCCTGCTTGGCGGTGTTAATCTGACCCTCAGTTTCTAA
- a CDS encoding HAD family hydrolase yields the protein MSNILVLFDIDETLIDSGKAGSRALNSAFYELFGIRDAFRDIKMAGMTDIQIMKEGLMMHGLLSDSGEVEVLMYKYLDHLSHEINNPWKYIKPGVLEILDTLTWDAVPLGLLTGNLEAGADIKLASFDLRKYFSDGAFGSDHEDRNMLLPIAVKKFSQIGINTTYEKCVVIGDTPRDVMCAKIYNAHSIGVATGPYSKADLEEAGADLVLEDLADKAVCLEYINSI from the coding sequence ATGAGCAACATACTTGTCCTTTTTGACATTGACGAGACGCTTATAGATTCCGGCAAGGCCGGGAGCAGGGCGCTTAACAGCGCGTTCTATGAGCTCTTCGGCATCAGAGACGCCTTCAGGGATATTAAGATGGCGGGCATGACAGATATCCAGATAATGAAGGAAGGGCTTATGATGCATGGGCTCTTAAGCGACAGCGGAGAGGTTGAGGTGCTTATGTATAAATATCTCGATCATCTTTCTCATGAGATCAACAACCCGTGGAAGTATATAAAGCCCGGCGTGCTTGAGATACTTGATACGCTTACCTGGGATGCGGTTCCCCTCGGACTTCTGACAGGCAACCTTGAGGCAGGCGCGGATATAAAGCTGGCATCGTTTGACCTTAGAAAGTATTTCTCTGACGGCGCTTTCGGAAGCGACCATGAAGACCGCAATATGCTCCTGCCGATAGCGGTTAAAAAGTTCTCACAGATCGGGATCAATACAACATATGAAAAGTGCGTTGTCATCGGCGATACCCCGCGTGATGTGATGTGCGCCAAGATCTACAATGCCCATTCGATCGGAGTCGCTACAGGGCCGTACAGCAAAGCTGATTTGGAAGAGGCGGGGGCTGATCTGGTTCTTGAGGATCTGGCGGATAAAGCGGTTTGCCTGGAATATATCAATAGTATTTAG
- a CDS encoding cyclic nucleotide-binding domain-containing protein: MEIILREHISKIPLFSEVDHDELFTLLNTCTVEVFDRGEKIYNYGDYGEDCCVILSGRVRVELSPANTFGEILLGEGDIFGEIAALSGYVRTADVVPLKRTEVLVIPKETLLNLFDKFPLIKSRIDALYCERVLASQLPSIPIFMGLTKDIIEELIDKATLHTYNSGEAVFHQGDEADAFYVVRYGLVKITETGADGRKRVLAYLKAGHYFGEMALVNENEKRMATITAISRTELIKVSRADFQNIIELHPRVKTSLETSIEKIKQKNMHMREDEHMEKTLRSVIDMGIVQSKEVLVIDITKCINCDNCLKACGALHNDQVRLVRKGVALNNNLLIASSCWHCENPSCMIKCPTGAINRGFEGEIYHNKSCIACGLCAKNCPYGNIFVVALPDTNGNKDVNNGFLSRYFKKRDSRQIDQEPDVKRKPKRMVVKCDMCREHPFMGCVYNCPTGAARKIDTSNFFTDVINLN; this comes from the coding sequence ATGGAAATAATCCTGCGAGAGCATATCTCGAAGATCCCTCTATTTTCAGAGGTCGACCACGACGAACTCTTCACTTTACTGAATACCTGTACTGTAGAGGTTTTTGATCGTGGAGAAAAGATCTATAACTACGGCGATTATGGCGAAGACTGCTGTGTCATTCTCTCAGGCCGGGTAAGGGTTGAGTTAAGTCCTGCAAATACTTTTGGTGAAATATTGTTAGGTGAAGGTGACATCTTTGGGGAAATAGCGGCACTTTCCGGATATGTCAGAACAGCGGATGTTGTCCCCTTAAAACGTACAGAAGTTCTTGTAATACCTAAAGAGACGTTATTAAATCTTTTTGATAAATTCCCTCTGATCAAAAGCAGGATAGATGCTCTATATTGTGAGCGTGTTCTTGCTTCTCAGCTCCCCTCTATTCCAATCTTTATGGGATTGACCAAAGACATAATTGAAGAGCTGATCGATAAAGCAACTCTCCATACCTATAACAGCGGTGAGGCTGTTTTTCATCAGGGAGATGAAGCGGATGCCTTTTATGTCGTTAGATATGGATTGGTAAAGATCACGGAGACGGGGGCTGATGGAAGAAAAAGGGTGCTGGCCTATCTTAAGGCAGGGCATTACTTCGGTGAAATGGCCTTGGTAAATGAGAATGAGAAGAGGATGGCTACCATTACTGCTATCAGCCGGACTGAACTTATTAAGGTATCGCGGGCTGATTTCCAAAATATAATAGAATTGCACCCAAGGGTTAAAACAAGTCTGGAGACAAGTATTGAAAAGATAAAACAGAAGAACATGCATATGCGCGAGGATGAACATATGGAGAAGACTCTGCGCTCTGTGATCGACATGGGAATTGTTCAGTCGAAAGAGGTGCTGGTTATTGATATTACAAAATGTATCAATTGTGATAATTGCCTGAAAGCCTGCGGTGCGCTGCACAATGATCAGGTCAGGCTGGTAAGAAAGGGGGTAGCATTAAACAACAACCTGCTCATCGCCTCATCATGCTGGCATTGTGAAAATCCCTCATGCATGATCAAATGCCCGACAGGTGCTATCAACAGAGGTTTTGAGGGTGAGATCTATCACAATAAGTCTTGTATTGCATGCGGGCTATGTGCCAAAAACTGCCCGTACGGGAACATATTTGTTGTAGCTCTGCCTGATACTAATGGAAATAAGGATGTTAATAATGGATTCCTCAGCCGTTATTTTAAAAAAAGAGACAGCAGGCAGATAGATCAGGAACCTGATGTAAAACGAAAACCAAAAAGAATGGTTGTAAAATGCGACATGTGCCGTGAACATCCTTTCATGGGATGCGTTTACAACTGCCCGACCGGAGCGGCACGGAAGATAGATACTTCAAATTTCTTTACGGATGTCATAAATCTAAATTGA
- a CDS encoding adenine phosphoribosyltransferase has product MSIKSRIRTIPDHPKKGIMFRDITTLIKDPVGFRLVIDALTQRYITKDMDFDVIVGIEARGFIIGGALSYTLGKGFVPVRKIGKLPAEVVRHEYELEYGTDTVEMHKDAIEKGAKVILVDDLLATGGTALAAATLIEKLGGIVSEMAFIVNLPDVGGEKRLTGKGYKVHCLTEFEGD; this is encoded by the coding sequence ATGTCTATCAAATCCAGAATAAGAACAATCCCGGATCATCCCAAAAAAGGAATAATGTTCAGAGACATCACCACCCTTATTAAAGACCCGGTCGGCTTCAGGCTGGTCATTGATGCCCTGACGCAAAGATATATTACAAAAGATATGGATTTTGACGTTATCGTCGGCATAGAGGCAAGGGGCTTTATCATCGGCGGGGCATTATCATACACGCTCGGGAAAGGATTTGTGCCTGTCAGAAAGATCGGCAAACTTCCGGCTGAGGTCGTAAGACATGAATACGAACTTGAGTATGGGACAGACACTGTTGAGATGCATAAGGACGCCATAGAGAAAGGCGCAAAGGTCATACTGGTCGATGACCTGCTTGCAACCGGCGGAACAGCTCTGGCTGCGGCAACTCTTATAGAAAAACTCGGCGGCATAGTATCAGAGATGGCATTCATCGTGAACCTTCCTGATGTGGGCGGCGAAAAGAGGCTGACCGGCAAAGGGTATAAAGTGCACTGCCTTACAGAGTTTGAAGGGGATTAA
- a CDS encoding ammonium transporter encodes MKRLLSILFAALTLLSIASFAFAEEAAAAASKIDTGDTAWMLISTALVMLMTPGLALFYGGMVRRKNVLGTIMQSFIALGVVTIIWVLYGYSLSFGPDVGHVIGNLDWAFLNGVGLEPNTDYAATIPHQTFMIFQMMFAVITPALITGAFAERFKFSTYLVFIVVWVTFVYFPLAHWVWGVGGWIRNLGALDFAGGLVVHISSGVSALAAAIVVGKRKGYGKEAMMPHNVTMTLLGAGLLWFGWFGFNGGSAVASGALATSAFVVTHIATAAAALSWTFAEWKHRGKPTALGAASGAVAGLVAITPASGFVGPMSSIVIGLVAGALCYWAVNLKTKFGYDDSLDAVGVHGVGGTWGAIATGLFASKAINAAGNDGLFFGNSSLMVNQLISIGACWVYSFVITLIILKVLDAVMGLRVDEEDEMAGLDHAQHGESGYTL; translated from the coding sequence ATGAAACGATTATTAAGTATTTTATTTGCAGCGCTGACATTATTGAGCATCGCAAGCTTTGCTTTTGCAGAGGAGGCAGCGGCCGCAGCTTCAAAGATCGATACGGGCGATACCGCATGGATGCTGATCTCAACCGCGCTTGTCATGCTGATGACGCCGGGGCTTGCGCTCTTTTACGGCGGCATGGTCAGGCGGAAGAACGTGCTTGGAACGATCATGCAGAGCTTTATCGCACTCGGTGTTGTAACCATTATCTGGGTGCTTTACGGTTACAGCCTTTCATTCGGCCCGGATGTCGGGCATGTCATAGGCAATCTCGACTGGGCCTTCTTAAATGGTGTAGGGCTTGAGCCGAACACTGATTATGCGGCAACGATCCCGCATCAGACCTTTATGATATTCCAGATGATGTTTGCCGTCATCACTCCTGCGCTTATAACAGGGGCGTTTGCCGAACGGTTCAAGTTCAGCACGTATCTCGTATTCATTGTGGTCTGGGTAACTTTTGTATACTTCCCGCTTGCTCACTGGGTATGGGGAGTCGGAGGATGGATTAGGAATCTCGGCGCGCTTGATTTCGCAGGCGGACTGGTAGTTCATATCAGTTCAGGTGTGTCGGCGCTGGCTGCCGCCATCGTTGTCGGCAAGAGAAAGGGTTACGGCAAAGAAGCGATGATGCCGCATAACGTAACAATGACGCTTCTTGGAGCAGGGTTATTGTGGTTCGGATGGTTCGGATTCAACGGTGGAAGCGCGGTTGCGTCAGGCGCTCTTGCGACATCAGCCTTTGTTGTTACGCATATCGCTACGGCGGCTGCTGCATTATCGTGGACATTTGCGGAATGGAAGCACAGGGGCAAACCGACAGCTCTCGGAGCTGCATCAGGAGCGGTTGCAGGGCTTGTCGCGATCACCCCGGCTTCAGGTTTTGTCGGGCCTATGTCATCGATCGTTATCGGTCTTGTGGCAGGCGCCTTATGTTACTGGGCGGTAAATCTCAAGACAAAATTCGGCTACGATGACTCGCTCGATGCGGTCGGAGTTCACGGCGTCGGCGGAACATGGGGTGCGATAGCAACAGGTTTATTTGCTTCAAAGGCGATCAATGCGGCAGGCAATGACGGTTTGTTTTTCGGGAATTCGTCTCTCATGGTGAATCAGCTGATAAGCATCGGCGCCTGCTGGGTCTATTCCTTTGTGATCACACTCATCATCCTGAAGGTGCTTGATGCGGTCATGGGGCTAAGAGTTGACGAAGAGGACGAAATGGCAGGATTAGACCACGCGCAGCATGGCGAAAGCGGATACACATTATAA
- a CDS encoding zinc ribbon domain-containing protein → MPIYEYICNDCKKRFSLLRSILDSDNNPACTACGSLKVNKLISSFSTSSTSERSSPAHSCDHRGGG, encoded by the coding sequence ATGCCTATTTACGAATATATATGTAATGATTGCAAAAAGAGGTTCTCTCTTTTACGAAGCATTCTGGATTCTGATAATAACCCAGCTTGTACTGCGTGCGGCTCACTTAAAGTCAATAAACTGATATCATCTTTTTCCACGTCTTCCACATCCGAAAGAAGCTCCCCCGCCCACTCATGCGACCATAGAGGTGGCGGTTGA
- a CDS encoding helix-turn-helix domain-containing protein has product MVSLKNKIESFEKSSIIYALIECDWVMAKAARQLGITERMIGYKIKKYGIREVQDDVCKTCEVKKEPNKPGQV; this is encoded by the coding sequence ATGGTTTCACTAAAAAATAAGATAGAGAGCTTTGAAAAGAGCTCAATAATCTATGCGCTTATTGAATGTGACTGGGTGATGGCAAAGGCTGCGAGACAGCTCGGCATCACCGAGAGGATGATAGGTTACAAGATTAAAAAATACGGTATCAGGGAGGTGCAGGATGATGTCTGTAAAACATGCGAAGTGAAGAAGGAACCAAATAAGCCGGGGCAGGTTTGA
- a CDS encoding P-II family nitrogen regulator has protein sequence MKMVSAVIKHFRLDEVRKSLTDMGVEGMTVTEVKGFGRQKGHMEVYRGVEYEVRFLPKVKIEVAVTKERLDDVLKAIQDGAKTGETGSIGDGKIFVYNLEEVIRIRTGEKGREAI, from the coding sequence ATGAAGATGGTTTCTGCTGTGATCAAGCATTTCAGGCTCGACGAGGTCAGAAAAAGCCTCACAGATATGGGCGTTGAAGGCATGACAGTAACAGAGGTAAAAGGTTTCGGCAGGCAGAAAGGCCATATGGAGGTCTACAGGGGCGTGGAGTATGAGGTAAGGTTCCTTCCCAAGGTCAAGATCGAAGTGGCTGTGACCAAAGAAAGGCTTGACGATGTGCTTAAAGCTATCCAGGACGGCGCAAAGACAGGCGAGACTGGCTCAATAGGAGACGGCAAGATATTTGTCTACAACCTTGAAGAGGTCATCAGGATCAGAACCGGAGAAAAAGGGAGGGAGGCGATATAA